A genome region from Nycticebus coucang isolate mNycCou1 chromosome 22, mNycCou1.pri, whole genome shotgun sequence includes the following:
- the LOC128575376 gene encoding magnesium transporter protein 1-like, protein MFTTLLGYRSCEICKHTAEEFQILADAWKHPSPFTNKVFFVMLDYDRSPEIFYMFQVTEVPNFFYLSAERTFTPDDIYYMDGRGFTAKEIGEWVAERMTISNREPINYSLFTLGIFLSLIGGLVCLLKWNRNFIFHRILWEFLTLCFVVVMISGQMWIYIKREPYVRRNSHTGHIHYISKPNYSQFVPETYIIALFNMCVTLGVLLLDKAARSRMDIIMRKLMCVSGVCLAAVSFSWLLSLFRFKVPDYPYRLLID, encoded by the coding sequence ATGTTTACTACTCTCCTGGGGTATAGATCGTGTGAAATATGCAAACACACTGCTGAAGAATTTCAGATCTTGGCAGATGCCTGGAAACACCCCAGTCCATTCACCAACAAGGTTTTTTTTGTTATGTTGGATTATGATAGAAGCCCTGAAATCTTTTATATGTTCCAAGTGACAGAAGTTCCGAATTTCTTCTACCTTTCTGCTGAAAGGACATTTACACCAGACGACATTTATTATATGGATGGAAGGGGtttcacagccaaggaaatagGTGAATGGGTAGCAGAGAGAATGACCATTAGCAACAGAGAGCCTATAAATTACAGTCTCTTCACATTGGGGATATTTTTGAGTCTCATTGGTGGACTTGTGTGTTTATTGAAATGGaacaggaattttatttttcacagaattttaTGGGAATTTTTAACTCTGTGTTTTGTGGTTGTGATGATATCTGGCCAGATGTGGATTTACATAAAAAGAGAACCCTATGTTCGAAGGAATTCTCACACTGGGCATATCCATTATATCAGTAAACCTAATTACTCTCAGTTTGTACCAGAAACATACATCATTGCTTTGTTTAACATGTGCGTTACCCTGGGAGTGCTGCTGTTGGATAAAGCTGCCAGGTCTAGGATGGACATCATAATGAGGAAACTGATGTGTGTATCTGGTGTGTGTCTAGCTGCAGTATCCTTCAGCTGGCTGCTTTCTCTCTTTAGATTTAAAGTACCCGACTATCCATACAGGCTTCTCATAGATTAA